A genomic region of Glycine max cultivar Williams 82 chromosome 15, Glycine_max_v4.0, whole genome shotgun sequence contains the following coding sequences:
- the LOC100785157 gene encoding Thioredoxin-like protein Clot-like: MPLKVLEATVSSFDVVFEKFRSEAPQNKANLILFLADNDPATSLSWCPDCVRAEPVIYKKLEASPDDIALLRAYVGDRPTWRNPQHPWRVDPRFKLTGVPTLIRWENNTVKGRLEDHEAHLENKIEALVADK; the protein is encoded by the exons ATGCCGTTGAAGGTGTTAGAGGCGACAGTGTCGAGTTTCGATGTGGTTTTTGAGAAGTTCCGATCAGAGGCTCCACAAAACAAGGCCAATCTCATCCTCTTCTTGGCGGACAATGACCCGGCTACCTCTCTCAGCTGGTGCCCTg aTTGTGTGAGAGCAGAACCTGTGATATACAAGAAGCTGGAGGCTTCACCTGATGACATTGCACTATTGAGAGCTTATGTTGGAGATAGACCAACATGGAGGAATCCCCAGCATCCATGGAGGGTGGATCCTAGGTTCAAGCTCACTGGGGTGCCAACGTTGATCCGTTGGGAGAACAACACCGTCAAAGGTCGCTTGGAGGATCATGAAGCTcaccttgaaaacaaaatcgAAGCTCTTGTTGCTGACAAGTGA
- the LOC100785880 gene encoding clustered mitochondria protein isoform X1 gives MAGKSGKGRNRKGSHNASSASEPPVHSNVPVKDNVEVTLESAKTDAADAAGNSTVANPEVKENETTTEGSQQKQGDLQLYPVSVKTQTGEKLELQLNPGDSVMDVRQFLLDAPETCFITCYDLLLHTKDGSTHHLEDYNEISEVADITTGGCSLEMVPAFYDDRSIRAHVHRTRELLSLSNLHASLSTSLALQNEIAQNKGANSGDTLKPEVPELDGLGYMEDISGSLGNLLSSPLKDIKCVESIVFSSFNPPPSYRRLVGDLIYLDVVTLEGNKFCITGSTKMFYVNSSSANNLDPRPSKATFEATTLVALLQKISPKFKKAFREVLEGRAAAHPFENVQSLLPPNSWLGLYPVPADHRRDAARAENALTLLYGNEPIGMQRDWNEELQSCREFPHTSPQERILRDRALYKVTSDFVDAAINGAIGVISGCIPPINPTDPECFHMYVHNNIFFSFAIDADLEKLPKKRVDANSKSWSSSTLQSSSDKDSIPLHGESQVPNGGKDDSSSSEDLNGTEITQDVSPEAQLAENEQATYASANNDLKGTKAYQEADVPGLYNLAMAIIDYRGHRVVAQSVLPGILQGDKSDSLLYGSVDNGKKICWNEDFHSKVSEAAKCLHLKEHLVLDGSGNLFKLAAPVECKGIVGGDDRHYLLDLLRVTPRDANYTGPGSRFCILRPELITAYCQAQAAEALKSKEKNFQEANSLATESQNAAEADQLVNDSQNAADADKLDSTKEEKAEDVKELASVIAKASDGCEDIVFNPNVFTEFKLAGSPEEIAADEDNVRKVSQYLTDVVLPKFIQDLCTLEVSPMDGQTLTEALHAHGINVRYIGRVAGGTKHLPHLWDLCNSEIVVRSAKHIIKDLLRETEDHDLAPAVSHFLNCLFGSCQAPSGKVPANSTQSNTPKKEHAGQRSPGKHSKGLARWKGRASLRKTQPLYASISSEALWLDIQEFAMVKYKFELPADARSRVKKISLIRNLCLKVGITVAARKYDLSSATPFQTSDVLDLRPVVKHSVPACSEAKELVETGKLQLAEGMLSEAYTLFSEAFSILQQVTGPMHREVANCCRYLAMVLYHAGDMAGAIMQQHKELIINERCLGLDHPDTAHSYGNMALFYHGLNQTELALRHMSRAFLLLSLSSGPDHPDVAATFINVAMMYQDIGKMNTALRYLQEALKKNERLLGEEHIQTAVCYHALAIAFNCMGAFKLSHQHEKKTYDILVKQLGEDDSRTRDSQNWMNTFKMRELQMNAQKQKGQTLNAASAQKAIDILKAHPDLMHAFQAAAIAGGSGSSGASANKSLNAAVMGEALSRGRGIDERAARAAAEVRKKAAARGLSVRPHGVPVQSLPPLTQLLNIINSGVTPDAVDNGNADGAKKEANDIPPSDSIDAKKGQTMPVQEQEHAPVGSHSPVGLGKGLSSLDAKKQKSKPKAGA, from the exons ATGGCTGGAAAATCGGGCAAGGGGAGGAACAGAAAAGGGTCCCATAATGCGTCCAGTGCTTCAGAACCTCCAGTCCATTCCAATGTTCCTGTGAAGGATAATGTGGAAGTCACTTTGGAATCAGCAAAAACTGATGCAGCTGATGCTGCAGGCAACTCTACTGTTGCCAATCCCGAGGTGAAGGAGAATGAAACAACAACTGAAGGGAGCCAACAAAAGCAGG GTGATCTTCAACTTTACCCTGTTTCTGTTAAAACCCAAACTGGGGAGAAGCTTGAGCTTCAG TTGAATCCTGGAGACTCTGTCATGGATGTTAGACAGTTCCTCCTTGATGCTCCTGAGACATGTTTTATTACATGCTATGATTTACTTTTGCATACGAAGGATGGATCCACTCATCACCTGGAAGATTATAATGAAATTTCTGAAGTAGCTGATATTACTACTGGTGGCTGCTCCTTGGAAATGGTTCCTG CATTTTATGATGATCGATCTATAAGGGCCCATGTTCATCGTACAAGGGAGTTGCTTTCCCTTTCTAACCTCCATGCTTCACTATCGACATCACTTGCCCTACAGAATGAGATAGCACAAAATAAAGGTGCAAATTCAGGAG ATACCTTGAAACCTGAAGTTCCTGAGCTTGATGGGCTTGGTTATATGGAGGACATCTCTGGTTCATTGGGTAATTTATTATCGTCCCCATTGAAGGATATTAAATGTGTTGAGAGCATAGTGTTTTCATCCTTTAATCCTCCTCCGAGCTATAGAAG GCTTGTTggagatttaatttatttggatgTGGTCACTCTTGAGGGAAACAAATTTTGCATTACGGGGagtacaaaaatgttttatgtcAACTCAAGCTCAGCAAACAATCTTGACCCAAGGCCAAGTAAAGCTACTTTTGAAGCAACAACTCTTGTTGCTCTCTTACAGAAGATTAGCCCCAAGTTCAAAAAAG cTTTCCGTGAAGTATTGGAGGGTAGAGCAGCTGCCCATCCTTTTGAAAATGTGCAATCTTTGTTGCCACCTAATTCTTGGCTTGGATTATACCCTGTTCCTG CAGACCACAGACGTGATGCAGCCAGGGCTGAGAATGCTTTGACTCTTCTTTATGGCAATGAGCCAATTGGCATGCAAAGAGACTGGAATGAAGAGCTGCAGTCTTGTAGAGAATTTCCTCATACATCTCCTCAGGAGAG GATTTTGCGGGATAGGGCACTTTATAAAGTGACATCAGACTTTGTTGATGCAGCTATTAATGGTGCTATTGGAGTGATCAGTGGTTGCATTCCTCCGATAAACCCAACTGACCCTGAATGCTTTCACAT GTATGTGCACAACAATATATTCTTTAGTTTTGCTATTGATGCTGACCTTGAGAAGCTGCCAAAGAAACGTGTGGATGCTAATTCAAAATCTTGGAGCTCCAGCACTTTGCAAAGTTCTTCTGATAAAGATTCCATTCCACTTCATGGAGAAAGTCAGGTTCCTAATGGGGGTAAAGATGACAGTTCAAGTTCAGAAGATCTTAATGGCACAGAAATTACTCAAGATGTTTCTCCAGAAGCTCAGCTGGCTGAGAATGAGCAAGCCACATATGCTTCTGCAAACAATGATTTGAAGGGCACAAAGGCTTACCAAGAAGCTGATGTTCCTGGACTTTATAATCTTGCTATGGCTATAATTGACTACAGGGGTCATAGAGTGGTAGCTCAG AGTGTCTTACCAGGCATTCTTCAAGGGGACAAGTCAGACTCTCTCTTGTATGGCTCTGTTGACAATGGAAAGAAAATTTGCTGGAATGAAGATTTTCATTCTAAG GTGTCAGAGGCTGCCAAATGCCTTCATTTGAAGGAACATTTAGTCCTTGATGGATCTGGAAATCTTTTCAAATTAGCTGCACCAGTGGAATGCAAGGGCATTGTTGGTGGTGATGACCG ACATTATCTTCTTGATTTGTTGAGAGTAACTCCTCGTGATGCCAACTATACTGGACCTGGTTCCCGATTTTGTATCTTGAGACCAGAATTAATTACTGCCTATTGCCAG GCCCAAGCAGCAGAGGCATTGAAATCTAAGGAGAAGAATTTTCAAGAGGCAAACAGTTTGGCCACTGAATCCCAAAATGCTGCTGAAGCTGACCAGCTGGTAAATGATTCCCAAAATGCTGCTGATGCTGACAAGCTG GATTcaacaaaggaagaaaaagctGAGGATGTTAAAGAGCTTGCTTCTGTGATTGCCAAAGCCTCTGATGGTTGTGAGGATATTGTTTTTAATCCTAATGTCTTCACTGAATTCAAACTTGCTGGGAGTCCAGAG GAAATAGCAGCTGATGAAGATAATGTTAGAAAAGTTAGTCAATATCTTACAGATGTGGTACTTCCAAAGTTTATACAAGACCTATGTACACTTGAAGTTTCGCCAATGGATGGCCAGACATTAACTGAAGCATTGCATGCTCATGGAATTAATGTTCGTTATATTGGCAGA GTGGCTGGGGGGACTAAACATCTACCTCATCTGTGGGATCTTTGTAATAGTGAGATTGTTGTCAGATCTGCTAAGCATATTATCAAG GATTTATTGAGAGAGACAGAGGACCATGATCTTGCACCAGCAGTATCTCATTTCTTAAATTGCCTATTTGGAAGTTGTCAAGCTCCCAGTGGAAAAGTTCCTGCTAATAGCACGCAGTCCAACACTCCTAAAAAG GAACATGCAGGGCAACGGTCTCCAGGGAAACATTCCAAAGGGCTAGCTCGGTGGAAAGGCAGGGCATCTTTAAGAAAGACTCAACCTTTGTATGCAAGTATCAGCTCGGAAGCTCTTTGGTTAGACATTCAAGAATTTGCAATGGTTAAATATAAG TTTGAATTGCCAGCAGATGCTAGGTCGCGTGTCAAGAAAATTTCTCTTATACGTAATCTCTGTCTGAAG GTTGGTATAACTGTTGCAGCTCGTAAATATGATCTTAGTTCTGCAACTCCCTTCCAAACATCAGATGTCTTAGATCTCCGTCCGGTTGTCAAGCATTCAGTTCCTGCCTGTTCAGAAGCCAAGGAACTTGTGGAAACTGGAAAACTTCAATTGGCTGAG GGCATGCTCAGTGAAGCCTACACTTTATTCTCCGAGGCATTCTCGATTCTACAACAG GTGACTGGTCCCATGCATCGGGAGGTTGCTAATTGCTGTCG GTATCTTGCCATGGTTTTGTATCATGCTGGAGATATGGCTGGGGCTATTATGCAACAACACAAGGAGCTAATTATAAATGAACGTTGTCTTGGTCTAGATCATCCTGACACTGCTCACAG TTATGGAAATATGGCTCTGTTCTACCATGGCCTTAACCAGACAGAACTTGCACTTCGCCATATGTCCCGTGCTTTTCTATTATTAAGTTTGTCATCGGGGCCAGATCATCCTGATGTTGCAGCAACATTTATCAATGTTGCAATGATGTATCAGGATATAGGAAAGATGAACACAGCTCTTCGTTATCTGCAAGAAGCtttaaagaagaatgaaaggCTTCTTGGCGAGGAACATATTCAAACTGCTGTTTGTTATCATGCTCTGGCTATTGCATTTAATTGTATGGGTGCTTTCAAGCTCTCTCACCAG CATGAGAAGAAAACATATGATATACTTGTCAAACAACTTGGTGAAGATGATTCAAGGACACGGGATTCGCAGAATTGGATGAACACATTTAAGATGCGTGAGCTGCAG ATGAATGCTCAAAAGCAAAAGGGTCAAACTCTGAATGCAGCTTCAGCTCAGAAGGCTATTGATATCTTGAAG GCTCATCCCGATTTGATGCATGCATTCCAAGCTGCCGCAATTGCTGGAGGATCTGGAAGTTCAGGTGCATCTGCTAACAAATCCCTCAATGCTGCAGTAATGGGTGAGGCACTTTCCAGAGGAAGGGGAATTGATGAAAGAGCTGCACGTGCAGCTGCCGAAGTCAGGAAAAAGGCTGCAGCAAGGGGCCTGTCGGTTCGTCCCCACGGTGTACCAGTCCAATCCTTGCCACCCCTTACCCAACTTctgaatattataaattcaggtGTGACTCCAGATGCAGTGGACAATGGGAATGCAGACGGAGCAAAGAAGGAAGCAAATGACATTCCTCCAAGTGATTCAATTGATGCCAAGAAAGGCCAAACAATGCCTGTGCAAGAACAGGAACATGCTCCAGTTGGATCACATTCTCCGGTTGGACTAGGCAAGGGCTTGTCATCATTGGATGCTAAGAAACAAAAATCGAAACCAAAGGCTGGGGCTTGA
- the LOC100785880 gene encoding clustered mitochondria protein isoform X2 — MAGKSGKGRNRKGSHNASSASEPPVHSNVPVKDNVEVTLESAKTDAADAAGNSTVANPEVKENETTTEGSQQKQGDLQLYPVSVKTQTGEKLELQLNPGDSVMDVRQFLLDAPETCFITCYDLLLHTKDGSTHHLEDYNEISEVADITTGGCSLEMVPAFYDDRSIRAHVHRTRELLSLSNLHASLSTSLALQNEIAQNKGANSGDTLKPEVPELDGLGYMEDISGSLGNLLSSPLKDIKCVESIVFSSFNPPPSYRRLVGDLIYLDVVTLEGNKFCITGSTKMFYVNSSSANNLDPRPSKATFEATTLVALLQKISPKFKKAFREVLEGRAAAHPFENVQSLLPPNSWLGLYPVPDHRRDAARAENALTLLYGNEPIGMQRDWNEELQSCREFPHTSPQERILRDRALYKVTSDFVDAAINGAIGVISGCIPPINPTDPECFHMYVHNNIFFSFAIDADLEKLPKKRVDANSKSWSSSTLQSSSDKDSIPLHGESQVPNGGKDDSSSSEDLNGTEITQDVSPEAQLAENEQATYASANNDLKGTKAYQEADVPGLYNLAMAIIDYRGHRVVAQSVLPGILQGDKSDSLLYGSVDNGKKICWNEDFHSKVSEAAKCLHLKEHLVLDGSGNLFKLAAPVECKGIVGGDDRHYLLDLLRVTPRDANYTGPGSRFCILRPELITAYCQAQAAEALKSKEKNFQEANSLATESQNAAEADQLVNDSQNAADADKLDSTKEEKAEDVKELASVIAKASDGCEDIVFNPNVFTEFKLAGSPEEIAADEDNVRKVSQYLTDVVLPKFIQDLCTLEVSPMDGQTLTEALHAHGINVRYIGRVAGGTKHLPHLWDLCNSEIVVRSAKHIIKDLLRETEDHDLAPAVSHFLNCLFGSCQAPSGKVPANSTQSNTPKKEHAGQRSPGKHSKGLARWKGRASLRKTQPLYASISSEALWLDIQEFAMVKYKFELPADARSRVKKISLIRNLCLKVGITVAARKYDLSSATPFQTSDVLDLRPVVKHSVPACSEAKELVETGKLQLAEGMLSEAYTLFSEAFSILQQVTGPMHREVANCCRYLAMVLYHAGDMAGAIMQQHKELIINERCLGLDHPDTAHSYGNMALFYHGLNQTELALRHMSRAFLLLSLSSGPDHPDVAATFINVAMMYQDIGKMNTALRYLQEALKKNERLLGEEHIQTAVCYHALAIAFNCMGAFKLSHQHEKKTYDILVKQLGEDDSRTRDSQNWMNTFKMRELQMNAQKQKGQTLNAASAQKAIDILKAHPDLMHAFQAAAIAGGSGSSGASANKSLNAAVMGEALSRGRGIDERAARAAAEVRKKAAARGLSVRPHGVPVQSLPPLTQLLNIINSGVTPDAVDNGNADGAKKEANDIPPSDSIDAKKGQTMPVQEQEHAPVGSHSPVGLGKGLSSLDAKKQKSKPKAGA, encoded by the exons ATGGCTGGAAAATCGGGCAAGGGGAGGAACAGAAAAGGGTCCCATAATGCGTCCAGTGCTTCAGAACCTCCAGTCCATTCCAATGTTCCTGTGAAGGATAATGTGGAAGTCACTTTGGAATCAGCAAAAACTGATGCAGCTGATGCTGCAGGCAACTCTACTGTTGCCAATCCCGAGGTGAAGGAGAATGAAACAACAACTGAAGGGAGCCAACAAAAGCAGG GTGATCTTCAACTTTACCCTGTTTCTGTTAAAACCCAAACTGGGGAGAAGCTTGAGCTTCAG TTGAATCCTGGAGACTCTGTCATGGATGTTAGACAGTTCCTCCTTGATGCTCCTGAGACATGTTTTATTACATGCTATGATTTACTTTTGCATACGAAGGATGGATCCACTCATCACCTGGAAGATTATAATGAAATTTCTGAAGTAGCTGATATTACTACTGGTGGCTGCTCCTTGGAAATGGTTCCTG CATTTTATGATGATCGATCTATAAGGGCCCATGTTCATCGTACAAGGGAGTTGCTTTCCCTTTCTAACCTCCATGCTTCACTATCGACATCACTTGCCCTACAGAATGAGATAGCACAAAATAAAGGTGCAAATTCAGGAG ATACCTTGAAACCTGAAGTTCCTGAGCTTGATGGGCTTGGTTATATGGAGGACATCTCTGGTTCATTGGGTAATTTATTATCGTCCCCATTGAAGGATATTAAATGTGTTGAGAGCATAGTGTTTTCATCCTTTAATCCTCCTCCGAGCTATAGAAG GCTTGTTggagatttaatttatttggatgTGGTCACTCTTGAGGGAAACAAATTTTGCATTACGGGGagtacaaaaatgttttatgtcAACTCAAGCTCAGCAAACAATCTTGACCCAAGGCCAAGTAAAGCTACTTTTGAAGCAACAACTCTTGTTGCTCTCTTACAGAAGATTAGCCCCAAGTTCAAAAAAG cTTTCCGTGAAGTATTGGAGGGTAGAGCAGCTGCCCATCCTTTTGAAAATGTGCAATCTTTGTTGCCACCTAATTCTTGGCTTGGATTATACCCTGTTCCTG ACCACAGACGTGATGCAGCCAGGGCTGAGAATGCTTTGACTCTTCTTTATGGCAATGAGCCAATTGGCATGCAAAGAGACTGGAATGAAGAGCTGCAGTCTTGTAGAGAATTTCCTCATACATCTCCTCAGGAGAG GATTTTGCGGGATAGGGCACTTTATAAAGTGACATCAGACTTTGTTGATGCAGCTATTAATGGTGCTATTGGAGTGATCAGTGGTTGCATTCCTCCGATAAACCCAACTGACCCTGAATGCTTTCACAT GTATGTGCACAACAATATATTCTTTAGTTTTGCTATTGATGCTGACCTTGAGAAGCTGCCAAAGAAACGTGTGGATGCTAATTCAAAATCTTGGAGCTCCAGCACTTTGCAAAGTTCTTCTGATAAAGATTCCATTCCACTTCATGGAGAAAGTCAGGTTCCTAATGGGGGTAAAGATGACAGTTCAAGTTCAGAAGATCTTAATGGCACAGAAATTACTCAAGATGTTTCTCCAGAAGCTCAGCTGGCTGAGAATGAGCAAGCCACATATGCTTCTGCAAACAATGATTTGAAGGGCACAAAGGCTTACCAAGAAGCTGATGTTCCTGGACTTTATAATCTTGCTATGGCTATAATTGACTACAGGGGTCATAGAGTGGTAGCTCAG AGTGTCTTACCAGGCATTCTTCAAGGGGACAAGTCAGACTCTCTCTTGTATGGCTCTGTTGACAATGGAAAGAAAATTTGCTGGAATGAAGATTTTCATTCTAAG GTGTCAGAGGCTGCCAAATGCCTTCATTTGAAGGAACATTTAGTCCTTGATGGATCTGGAAATCTTTTCAAATTAGCTGCACCAGTGGAATGCAAGGGCATTGTTGGTGGTGATGACCG ACATTATCTTCTTGATTTGTTGAGAGTAACTCCTCGTGATGCCAACTATACTGGACCTGGTTCCCGATTTTGTATCTTGAGACCAGAATTAATTACTGCCTATTGCCAG GCCCAAGCAGCAGAGGCATTGAAATCTAAGGAGAAGAATTTTCAAGAGGCAAACAGTTTGGCCACTGAATCCCAAAATGCTGCTGAAGCTGACCAGCTGGTAAATGATTCCCAAAATGCTGCTGATGCTGACAAGCTG GATTcaacaaaggaagaaaaagctGAGGATGTTAAAGAGCTTGCTTCTGTGATTGCCAAAGCCTCTGATGGTTGTGAGGATATTGTTTTTAATCCTAATGTCTTCACTGAATTCAAACTTGCTGGGAGTCCAGAG GAAATAGCAGCTGATGAAGATAATGTTAGAAAAGTTAGTCAATATCTTACAGATGTGGTACTTCCAAAGTTTATACAAGACCTATGTACACTTGAAGTTTCGCCAATGGATGGCCAGACATTAACTGAAGCATTGCATGCTCATGGAATTAATGTTCGTTATATTGGCAGA GTGGCTGGGGGGACTAAACATCTACCTCATCTGTGGGATCTTTGTAATAGTGAGATTGTTGTCAGATCTGCTAAGCATATTATCAAG GATTTATTGAGAGAGACAGAGGACCATGATCTTGCACCAGCAGTATCTCATTTCTTAAATTGCCTATTTGGAAGTTGTCAAGCTCCCAGTGGAAAAGTTCCTGCTAATAGCACGCAGTCCAACACTCCTAAAAAG GAACATGCAGGGCAACGGTCTCCAGGGAAACATTCCAAAGGGCTAGCTCGGTGGAAAGGCAGGGCATCTTTAAGAAAGACTCAACCTTTGTATGCAAGTATCAGCTCGGAAGCTCTTTGGTTAGACATTCAAGAATTTGCAATGGTTAAATATAAG TTTGAATTGCCAGCAGATGCTAGGTCGCGTGTCAAGAAAATTTCTCTTATACGTAATCTCTGTCTGAAG GTTGGTATAACTGTTGCAGCTCGTAAATATGATCTTAGTTCTGCAACTCCCTTCCAAACATCAGATGTCTTAGATCTCCGTCCGGTTGTCAAGCATTCAGTTCCTGCCTGTTCAGAAGCCAAGGAACTTGTGGAAACTGGAAAACTTCAATTGGCTGAG GGCATGCTCAGTGAAGCCTACACTTTATTCTCCGAGGCATTCTCGATTCTACAACAG GTGACTGGTCCCATGCATCGGGAGGTTGCTAATTGCTGTCG GTATCTTGCCATGGTTTTGTATCATGCTGGAGATATGGCTGGGGCTATTATGCAACAACACAAGGAGCTAATTATAAATGAACGTTGTCTTGGTCTAGATCATCCTGACACTGCTCACAG TTATGGAAATATGGCTCTGTTCTACCATGGCCTTAACCAGACAGAACTTGCACTTCGCCATATGTCCCGTGCTTTTCTATTATTAAGTTTGTCATCGGGGCCAGATCATCCTGATGTTGCAGCAACATTTATCAATGTTGCAATGATGTATCAGGATATAGGAAAGATGAACACAGCTCTTCGTTATCTGCAAGAAGCtttaaagaagaatgaaaggCTTCTTGGCGAGGAACATATTCAAACTGCTGTTTGTTATCATGCTCTGGCTATTGCATTTAATTGTATGGGTGCTTTCAAGCTCTCTCACCAG CATGAGAAGAAAACATATGATATACTTGTCAAACAACTTGGTGAAGATGATTCAAGGACACGGGATTCGCAGAATTGGATGAACACATTTAAGATGCGTGAGCTGCAG ATGAATGCTCAAAAGCAAAAGGGTCAAACTCTGAATGCAGCTTCAGCTCAGAAGGCTATTGATATCTTGAAG GCTCATCCCGATTTGATGCATGCATTCCAAGCTGCCGCAATTGCTGGAGGATCTGGAAGTTCAGGTGCATCTGCTAACAAATCCCTCAATGCTGCAGTAATGGGTGAGGCACTTTCCAGAGGAAGGGGAATTGATGAAAGAGCTGCACGTGCAGCTGCCGAAGTCAGGAAAAAGGCTGCAGCAAGGGGCCTGTCGGTTCGTCCCCACGGTGTACCAGTCCAATCCTTGCCACCCCTTACCCAACTTctgaatattataaattcaggtGTGACTCCAGATGCAGTGGACAATGGGAATGCAGACGGAGCAAAGAAGGAAGCAAATGACATTCCTCCAAGTGATTCAATTGATGCCAAGAAAGGCCAAACAATGCCTGTGCAAGAACAGGAACATGCTCCAGTTGGATCACATTCTCCGGTTGGACTAGGCAAGGGCTTGTCATCATTGGATGCTAAGAAACAAAAATCGAAACCAAAGGCTGGGGCTTGA